The following is a genomic window from Saccopteryx bilineata isolate mSacBil1 chromosome 4, mSacBil1_pri_phased_curated, whole genome shotgun sequence.
AGCCAGCCAAGCACTGGCACACAACTGAGGCAATGGACCAGATGGACAGAGACAGGACAAACAGATGGCACCTAAACATCAGCTAGGCTCTAAGGCAGCACTGCTAAAGCCAGTCCTGAGAGCCAGCACAAGCAGCCAGGCCCCAGGACAGCCAGACCGGAAGACAGAGAGAATCCAGGCATGGAGATGCAGTTTCCAGACCTACCTTTTAGAAAGTGAAACACTGAAAAACAGGAGGAAGCAACGGAcatggagaagaagaagaaaaataaaacagacaaggAGAGGTTAGTGGCAAGAATCGGTGCCCAGGACAGGCCTGCCATTGGCCTGGAAGAAAGGTCCCCATGTCGAAAATCACATCACCTGACACCCAGTTTCAGGACATCGTGGGCCCTACCCACCCTTGCTCCCCAGGGGGCTGTGCTCAGGGCTGGGGGCCATGCCCAGCAATAAGGGAGCCCAGATTTGGAGGGGCAGAAAAGGGCTGCAGTGAAATGACCAGAGGTGGCTAGCTTGGCCCACTATCTGATCTTCCAACTACATGGTCAACAGCTTTTATCTCCGCCATGGCCTCAATCCTGAGGACAGTAACCACACCTTCCATTCCCACAGTGCCCCAGTAGCCTGTGGCAGTAACCAGGAaggccctctctccttccccatcaTTTTCTATCCATGCACAGATGGCTGGTTGGCAGTAGGCAGACCAAGAAGCTGGCAAGACAGGCTCATGCCCCCAACCCCAGGATGTATTCCACCAAAGCCCCGTCCTAAGTGGGCCCCCGGCAGCCTGCCCAGAGGCCAGTCTACCTCTTCTGTTTGACGGTGATGCCCTTCTGCTTCAGAGCCTTCTCGTTGGCCATATGCAGGAGCTGGATCTCCTTCCGAGAGAAGAGGCGGATGGCGAATGCTTTCTCCAACAGCTTCTCGGGTGACACGGTATTGGCGATGTCCTTGACAAAGGTACGAATGTCCTGCTTCACATTGTCCGATTCGAGTGGCTGCCCAGCTCTCACCTTGTGGAAGAACTTGAGGATGGCTAGTGCAACACGGTACAACACCTTATAACCTTCCACCAGGAAGACATCAAAGACGCGAGCGAAATAGTTGAGGGGCAGCTCTCCAAATAGCCAGCGCTGCCAGTCCGAGTAGACCTGTAGGACATCCTCTGACACAGCCACCATCAGCTTGTGGGCTGCCTGGCAGTACTTGTTTACCAGGTCCCCAAATGTCATGCAGGAAGACTCAAAGGCCAGAAAGCTCTGATCGATCAGCTTTTTGCTGGGGTCGTTGCAGGCCAGGATACGGCAGGCCTTCTCGAAGCACTCAGCCTCATCGATGCTGTAGTGCAGCAGCAGGGCCACGACcgcgggcagggcagggcagaaggAGATGTCAGGGAACTGGTTGGCGATGCACAGCAGAATCTTTCGAACAGCATCCTCACCCCGTGTGTTCAGGCAGTAGCTGGGCACCTGTGTGTTGTCCACAAACTCAGGTAAGGGCAGGCTGCTGTTGCTGTGCTTGCCCACGATCTTGCCCACGATGTCACTGTACACACTGGCATCAGGTGTGACTGTGCGGCAGGGGATGTCCCGGATCAGGCGCTGGTACACCTTCCCCCGCAGAGAGTGGCTTTGGGCCCAGTAACCCTGGCGCGCCAGCTGCTTTAGCTCTTGCAGGTCAGTGCAACTCAGTTCCTTGGGTCCCAGGTCCCGGATGGCAGTGTCCATCTTATCTCTGTCCACAAAGCAGTTGTACCCCTCGGAGTACATAGTTCAGGGAGCACCCGAGGGGAGGGCCCTGGTCTGCCAGGAGGGGACAAAGAGCAGCTAAATCCTCCAGCGCCCTCAGAGGCTTTTCTGATAACCTGTTTGCCACCCCATATCCTGTAGGATTAAAAACCATGCTCAATACATGTGTATAAaagttcatattttaaagaacatattGTTTGACTCTTCTATAATGTATTATAaggaatttcatttaaaataagtaaacataTTCTGAGTATTCACTATAAACTTTGGAGTATAACTTCTTTTCATGGAGCTTATCAAGTTACTGTAATAGGTCACAGTTTTGAAAGCCTAGCAATGAGTTCCCAGAAGGGCTTCGAAAGAGAGCCTGACCCTGTTAAAAACAACTCTCAGCTCGGGGGGTAGAAGGCTTCCACACACACTACCACCCTATGGCCTGTGGGCCTTCTGAGAGGAAGctgctgttttttgttgttttcatttttccgaagctggaaacggggaggcagtcagacagactcctgcatatgctcgactgggatccacccggcacgcccaccagggggcgatgctctgcccatcttggggcgttgctctgttgcatccagagccatcctagcgcctgagacagaggccacagagccatgctcagcgcccaggccaactttgctccaatggagccttggctgcgggaggggaagagagagacagagaggaaggagagggggaggggtggagaagcagatgggcgcctcttctgtgtgccctggccgggaatcgaatccgggactttcacatgccaggccgacactctaccactgagcaaaccggccagggccttcttcttttttttaagtgagagacagacagggaccgacagacaggaagggagagagatgagaagcatcagttctttgttgcgacatcttagttgttcattgattgctttctcatatgtgccttgaccagggggctacagcagagcaagttaccccttgcttaagccagcgacctttgggctcaagccagtgaccatggggtcatgtctacgataccacactcaagctggataagcccgtgctcaagccagtgacttcgaggttttgaacctgggtcctccatgtcccagtctgacactgttcactgtgcctccacctggtcaggctgttgttgaaattatttttaaaatgggtaaaatatGCTTGCTATATGAAACTTTTTGGCTCATAGGCCACTGCATGTGGACAGCAAGACAGAAGTCTATTGTTGAGGGTACCACAATTTAACATCTGTTTTTGCTAAAGGCTCCTGTCTTCAGCCTTTACAATAATCTGCCCATGCACCTCAGACTAACCTTTCTGCCTGTGACGGTATAAGTGTCTGGAGATGTCACAAGCGTTTGCTTCAGTGAGTTCTGGTAAATTATCAGATCATTCCAGTTTATCTTGAATCTAGAACattcatctgaaaataaaaaagcaaaaaatacctTAAGAACACTGAATGGAAAGTAAAAAGTTATATTGTAAAACCTGCATTataagacatctttttttttttttaggtgagaggagggaagatagtgaggcagacttccaaaTACTActgggccaggatccacctgccaattccttctggcactggtgctcaagtactgagctatttttagcacttgaggctgatgtgtggaccaattgagccattggctgcaggagagaaagagggagagaagggggagggggagagaagcagacggctgcttctcctgtgtgccttgaccaggaatcgaacccggaatgtccacacgctgggccaacactctattcactgagccaccagccagggccaaagatacCTTAAGAAAGCACTGTTAATATGGCATTTTTttgtagtaaaatacacataacaaaccTACCATTTTGACCATTTGCAAGTGTATgtatagttcagtggcattaagtacattcacactgttgtttGTCCAACATCACAACCATCCTtctccagaacttattcatcttcccaaactgaaactctgtgcccATTAAATGCTACCTCCTCATTCCCCCTTCTCTTGGCAACCACCACTCTACTTTCTGTCCCTAagaatttgactactctaaggAGCTCATTTTAGTgggatcatacaatatttgtccttttgtgtctggcttatttcactgatcatatgtcctcaaggttcatctatgtttacagcatgcatcaaaaaaaatttttttaattaacaaagtttttcagagcagttttaggttcacagcaaaattgagaggaagaaagagatttcTCATATACCCCCTGCCCCCACACATTCATGCCCTTCTCCATTATCAATATCCCCATCATGAAGTGCTGCATCTATTTTACTTGATGAACCTACAtggacacatcataatcaccccaAACCTAAAGATTAACAGTCCCTATGTGTTTGGACAAATGTAAAATGACATGTATTCTCATTATTGTATTATATGGAgcattttcactgccctaaaaatcctctgtgctctacttCTTCATCCCTGCCCCTACCGCTTATtagaattccattttttaaaagatttttaaattgattttacatAGAGAGGAGGTTGGAggaagcgagaagtatcaactcatagttgcttcactttagttgttcattgactgcttgctatgcgtgccttgactgggcaaaacCAGGGtgtcgaacaggcaacctcattattctaggtcgatgcttcatccactgtgccatcacaggtcaggcagaatttcattcctttttatggctaaataatattccattacatgAATAAAGCACAATTTGTCCAtttacctgttgatggacatttgggttgttttcatattttacttatttacttacttattttattattattattctttttagtgAGATGAGGAAAAATAGTGAGACTGactgaaatccacccagcaaaccgtctagggccaatgctcgaaccaaccaagctatccttagtgccagggctgacactcaaaccaattgagcaactggcgcaggaggggaaaggggagagaaaggggagagggagagtgagaagcagatggtcacttcttttgtttgccctgactggaaatcaaacctgggacatccatatgccaggctggcatctatccactgagccaacaaccAGTGAGGGCCTGTTTTCACATTTTGGTGATGTAAATAATGCTGTTGTGAACATGGGTATGCAAGTATCTGCTCAAGTCCCTGTTGCTAGTGTCTTTGGATATACAGTATATCTACTGATATTGTTTCCTTAtagaaaacattaattaaaacaaggttttcttttttctttcttttttttacagagacagagagagagagtcagagagaaggacagacaggaacggagagagatgagaagcatcaatcatcagtttttcattgcaacaccttagttgttcactgattgctttctcatatgtgccttgaccgtgggccttcagcagaccgagtaaccccttgctcgagccagcgaccttgggtccaagctggtgagcttttgctcaaaccagatgagccggcgctcaagctggcaacctcagggtcttgaacctgggtcctcagcatcccagtctgactctctatccactgcgccaccacctggtcaggcaaaacaaggTTTTCTGACAACATCCATTTAATATGTCCCACTGGAAATCCCTTGCCCACAGCAGAACCAGGGCTGCTACGGTAGTGGGACCTTCTTCAGAAGAAAAGATACCCTTTGGGGTTGATTTGTTTGCTCTGTTCTGGGAGAGAAAGCAGGATTCCCTTCTTTCACAGTTTCAAAAGATCAGGCCAACAGGCCCACGCACACTCCTATGACCATGCCCAGTGTGCACTCCCCGATCTTTCATGTGCAAATTACCTGTAGCTTTTAAATCCTTCTTTGTAGGCTCTGAGCCCACTAACCGCTAAAGGAACCCCAGGCCCATCCTGTTTGTGtgaaaagaaccagctccttcttaGGGCAATAAACatgtttaaaaacagaacaagaaCAGGGCAGGACAGCACCAACCCTCACTCAACTGGTCTCAGATTCAGGTTGAACATTAAACTGGAAACTCCAAAAGTGATTATTGCACCTTGCAAAGTTCCTTCAGAGAGGACCCACCGTTTTGTTTCTTGCAGCAAGTTGCCCAGAGACAAGCTGGGTTCCGAGGGACTGGGAGGCAGGAACACATGCAGGGTACCCTGAAGGAGTCCCCCGGACACCCACGGGCTTCCTTCCCAGCCTCCATCCAAAAAGAAAGCCTGATGTCTCGGGCTGGGCCAACAGGCTTGCAGTGTGACCTTCTTAGACACCTATTAAACCAGGTTCAGGGTGGTTTCCTTAGATTTCTTTTTACATGAATGCATAATcacaaaaaaagtcaaataacacACAATTACAGAGTAAAAATGTAGAGTCCTGCCCTGGCTACTTAGCTCAGTCATTTAGTGTTGTCCCgaaacgccaaggttgcaggtttgatcccagtcagggcacatatgggaagcaaccaatgaatgcacatctaagtagaacaacaaataaatgcttttctctttctctctccctctctccctttcctgtttctctaaaatcaatcaataaaataaaatgtaaagtccTGTTCACATTATCCCTTCAATCCTACTCCCTCTTTCACCAGAGAATCAACCACTGCTCTCGTTAGTGCAATCCTACAAAgccttttcttatatatatttacatacacatCCACAGCTGAGTTAGATTGATAAGGCTGGCTACTGGAAAGGGGAAGTCAGGAGGCAGGAaacatcaaaaacataaaatcagcctgaccaggtggtggagcagtggatagagttgatAGGGAcgctgagtacccaggttcaaaatcccaaggtcaccagcttgagtgtgggatcatggacatgatcccatggtcgctggcttgaagtccaaggttgccagcttgagcaaggggtcactggcttggctcggCTCgggtcccccagtcaaggtacctatgagaaagcaatcaatgaactaaagtgccacaactatgagttgatgcttctcatctctctcccttcctgtatgtcactttctctctctaaaacaaaacaaaagaaaacactgcaCACTCACACTCTGGAGGTAAGTCTTAAGAGTTGAAGTGATGCTCTCTCCCTGTTATTCCATCTGCTGCGTGCATCCATCTTACAACACTATCTACACTGCTTGCTCCCCCCCAGTCCCCCAGCTCCTGACAAAggtcaaaggaaaaaagggaggcagGGGCAGATGTGGGAAATGATCCAGTTTTAAATCAGACAGGCCTGGCTTCAATGTCCATTTCTGCCACTTGTTTGCCTGAACCTCAAACAAGCCATGGCTCCTTTCCGAAAGGCAGGTGCCTGTCTGTAAAACAGCTGAAAACACAACCAGCATCACTGGCATTAGTCCCCATGTAAGACCTGAGGGCTAAGTTCTTAATTGGGGCTCAGTGGCTAGGGTGCAGGTGACATCCCACTCTCTCTCACTTCCACTCACCTCTGCTTAAGCAGTTCAGGGCAGGGAGCCAGCTGGTGCAATTACCCTCAGACTcagagtgggaggaagggagggcatGGCTTCTTATGATAAACACTGCACTCACCTAAAGGCCACCAGTCCAAGTTCACTGCAGAGgaatgggggtgggagtgggggtgggacaGGGCTGGTTTATGAAATGACATCTTTCTATCAGCCCACCCCTGGGAAGGTACTGGCCCCAGTTGCCTGCAGcaatctaaattattttatttattcatttttagagaggatagagagacagagagagagaagggggaggagctggaagcatcaactcccatacgtgccctgaccaggcaagcccagggtttcgaaccggcaacctcagcatttccaggtcgacgctttatccactgcgccaccacaggtcaggctgcctgcaGCAATCTAAACTTGGAATGTACGGGAAATAtaaatgactcttttttttttttaataaatgactcttatacaaggattttttttttcaatactgtaaatgtattttctcttatcatttttctttccttttttttgagagagagagagagagggagggagaacgggaaagagttgagaagcatcaactcgtagctgcgtcattttagttgttcactgattgctactcatatgtgccttgaccagaggggctcaagctgagccactgaccccttgctcaagccagagaccttgggctcaggccaacaACCTTTGGATCATGCTGATTATCTTTCGCTTAAgacagcaaccctgtgcttaagctggcaaccttggggtttcgaacctgggacctcagtgtcccaggttaatgctctatgcactgtgccactcccAGTCAAGTCTTaggatttttttctctagcttactttatagtgagaatatatatagtatatagatatacataatgTACAAAACATGTTAATTGACTACATTACTGGTAAGGCTTTCAGTCAACAGTAGGCTCTTAGTCAagtttttggggagtcaaaagttgtATTGGGATGTTCAACTGTGTGGGGAGTCCCCTGACCTTTCTTTGGGGAGGTACCCTAACTCACATGTTTTTTAAGGGTTTGTGTCTTTTGCCCTCAGCTTTAGGCCTAGACTACAATTCTGGGAAAAATTCCACTCATCCTGTTAGAATCACAAGAACTACAGAAAATGATCATTTCAGAGAGCGGGGATACTAACCACATAGCTTGTCTGCAGGGTGGTGGCTACTTTAGCTAGGGTCGTTAGGGCAAACCCCCCTCAATTTGAGCTTAAGTGACGAGAGGAAGCAGCCAGAAGAGTTGAGGAAAGGTCACTCTGGACAATGAGAAgaacaagtgcaaaggccctgaggcagaaacaGGCCTGATGTGCTCCAAGGAAAGAAAGGCAACAGTGTGGCAGAGCACAGTGAGCAAGAACAAGAACAGCAGAGAGACCCACAGCATAGAGATCATGGACAGGGAGGGGTTTGGATTTTATTCCAAGCACAAAGGGAAGCAGCGAAGAGATGTGATCCAACAGATGTGTTTAAAAGCCAATTGTAAGGATTAACTGAGACCATTTATAGAAAGCACTCAGCCTAGCCTGACCTGCCAGGGCAGCTAAGATGTCCCGAGGGTATTTCACTGTTACTTCTCCTTGGGGTCCCCTGGCCTGGCATTGGCTCTGAGATGCCTGGGAAGTGACAGGGTTACTGTGAATCAACGCCTGATCAGTCCTCCAGAGGGGCCTGAGCACAATCTCCTGCCCCAGGGGAGAGGTgtagccaaggccaccactgAGGTTCTCCTGTAGGCCCACACaagctccctgctctctctcaggGATGGACCCTCCAAGTGGCCATTCTGACAGACCTGCTTCCCCTTCCCTGCTGAGCTGCAGCTTCCCACCCAGAAAGCCCCTTTCAGTGACCCTCACATCCCTTTCCTCACAATTACTGGGCCTCTTTTGAGAGTTCAGGCTACATGTTGGgaagcaaatatttctttttttatttttaatcttttttaaaaaaatattttttaggttttgtgggtttttttagatttttatttactgatctttagagagaggagagggagagcataaaagagaggaagagagagaaaaaggatgcaTCAACTGATAGTAgctgctttctgtatgtgcctttgactagacaagcctagggtttcaaaccagtgacctcagtgttccaggtcaacgctttatccactgcgccaccacaggtcaaatatttcttaaaaagaaaaacacatacatGGAAATGAGTGACCTTCATTTCCCCAAAATATTATCTTTCTATGTCAGTGACATCTCTATcgagctttttttttccccctcttatttttttgtatttttctgaagctggaaatggggaggcagtcagacagactcccgcatgcgcccgaccgggatccaccccgcacgcccaccagggggtgatgctctgcccatctggggcgttgctctgctgcaatcagagccattctagcgtctgaggcagaggccacagagccatcctcagcgcccgagccaactttgctccaatggagccttggctgccagaggggaagagagagacagagagggggaggggtggagaagcagatgggcgcttctcctgtgtgccctggccaggaatcgaacccgggactcccgcatgccaggccgatgctctaccactgagccaactggccagggcctctgtcgaGCTTTTATCCATCATGATAACCAATGCTTCCTCTGGCCAAAGTACACTGTCCTGGGTCTGCCAAGGCCAAGTTCACATCAGCTTCTGATGAGACCCAATGCATTAGGGGGCCCCCATTCAGTGGCTGCAGGCCCAGAGTACTAACAGAGATTGGTACCAATTTGTGCCCACAGAAAGGAGGTGGCCAGCAGGGGTGAGAGGAGCCCAGGTCTCCCTGTACCTACCTGCTCTGGGTGCAGCCCTCCAAGATTTTTGATCAGGACCAGGGTGGGAGGGAAAGTGGATATAGATGGAATGACAAGACCTTGTGGACAGCAGGGCAGGAGACATACCAAGTAGCTGGGGTTCAAGTGGGACCCCTCATATCCCATCCCCAGGTACCACCAAACACAAATCCCACAGCTGCTGGCTATCAGGTGATTTAGCTTTGCATTTCTATTTCTAATCCTGAGGATAATAACCCCACAGCACAGGGATTTGCTCcatcttatagatgaggaaactggcacAGAGTGCTACAGGGGCGGGGGGTGTCCCTAAGTACATAGAAAACTATCTGGTCTGTCAGCCTCCAGAGTGCTCATGGCAACCCCACAGTGCCTgagacccctcccccacccaaacTGGGCAGCCCCACCCATGTTCCATCCTCAGCAAGTTCAGGGCTGGCTTCTCAATGCCACCTGCTGTCCTAAAACACACCTTAGGTCTGTTGAACCATAAGAACAGGGAACATGATTTTCCCAAACAATTAGATTTGAAAACAAATTTGTTTTCCTGTGATAAACACAGACTCTCACATCAAGCCTGGGTGATTCCATATAAACCACCCACCAACACTGGGCACTACACCTCCCATTCATGTTGTCTTTCCTAGGGGCCCCGGCACCCCATCATAACTCCCTACCCCAaacttttattgatttgacaAACTTATATTGAGTTGCCCCTTCTGAGCTGGGTCCTGGGCAGGGAACTGGGGACAAGAGAGTAAAAGATGGCTATTGAGTAGAATAATTATCACAGTCCATGCAGAGCCCTGGCAGGATGCTGACTTCACATGAGTACCACAAAAGGAGCAATGGTACCCCAATTGTACTATAAAGATGGGGAGCCAGCCCAATGTGGAGGTGAGGATGGACGTATGAGGGAGGATACAGCAAGCTGGGGAGCCTCAGGCAGGTGGTGTTGAGTGGCTGCAGATGGGATAAGAGGGCATCTGATGGCCTAGATGTCACCCCTCATATGAAAGAGTCAGAGGAGAGTCTAAGCAGAAGGTGGCatgcacttttaaattttttatttatttattttagtgagaggagaggaagcagagagacaggctcccacatgtgccccaaccaggatccacctggcaagctcactaaggggcaatgctctgcccatctggggcaattggagccattttttagcacctgaggcagaggccatggagccatcctcagcaccagagacCAACTCGTTTGAGCCAATTAAGCCATGActgctggagggggagagggggagagagagagagagatagagagagagagaaagagaaagaagtgggaggggtggagaagcagatggttgcttctcctgtgtgccctgaccagcaatcaaacccaggacaccacatgccaggttgatgctctgccacttagtctacaggccagggccagaaggcgacatgcactttatttttatttatttattttctgaagctggaaatggggagagacagtcaaacagactccagcatgcgccagaccaggatccacccggcacgcccaccaggggcgaggctctgcccaccagggggcgatgctctgcccctccggggggcgtcactctgccgagaccagagccactctagcgcctggggcagaggccaaggagccatccccagcgcccgggccatctttgctccaatggagccttggctgcgggaggggaagagagagacagagaggaaggaggggtgggggtggagaagcaaatgggcacttctcctatgtgccctggccgggaatcgaacctgggtcccccgcacgccaggccgacgctctaccgctgagccaaccggccagggccaacatgcactttaaatatatcgccctggtgcctgaccaggcggtggcacagtggataagagtgttggactgggttgccgaggacccaggtttgagacctcgaggtcgccagcttgaacgcgggctcatctggtttgagcaaaagctcaccagcttggacccaaggtcgctggctcgagcaagggcttacttggtctgctgaaagcccacggtcaaggtacatatgagaaagcaatcaatgaacaactaaggtctcacaacgaaaaactgatgattgatgcttctcatctctcttcattcctgtctgtctgtccctgtctatccctctctctgactctctgtccctgtaaaaaaaaaatacacacacacacacacacatatccatcCCCCTGGTTGCccaggaggaaggagggcagTCCAGAAGAGGAGGCATGAGGAAGGCTGGGCCAAGCCTGGCCAGGAAGGATGAAGAAAATGGGGTGGACCCAAAAGATTGCCCAGGGGTTAAATTTTATCAGACAAGGTAACCAATGGTTAGGGGAAGGACCCAAGCACTGAACAGAGATTTCTGGCCCAGGGATGGAGTTTTGGTAGGGCAGAGACAGCACTCCATTTTGGAGTTGAAAGTTATGACACAGATGCCTGTTATGATATAGATGCCTCTCAGGCAAATGCCAGAGCAGTTCAGGTTGGAGGCAGAACCATGGGCTGCTATTCCAAGATCCTGCCCAGACATCCAGCCCTCACCTCAAAGGCCCATGCTGGCTCTTGGACTTCTCACCCAGTTAACCTCACAGAtagcaccccccacacacacacaccagggcaCCACCAAAGTGCCAACTGTGGGGTCACCGGGCAAGAGGCACCCTTGAGCAGAGAAAGGTTAGAAAGGTTAGCACTCACCAACCTCCTACTGCCCCCTACCCAGCCTGGGCCTGACCACCACCCCACCTTGGCTGCAGAAACAGCTCACAGTCAGAGGACCCTGGACTGGGCAGGGCTGGACCTTAGTCACTGTGCCACAGGACAGGGTGGAAGCTCTGTGGGTGTTAGCTGCTGTGTCTCAGTTCTTCCTCTCCAGTCTGAGTAACCTTACATGTTT
Proteins encoded in this region:
- the TBC1D24 gene encoding TBC1 domain family member 24 isoform X2, whose amino-acid sequence is MYSEGYNCFVDRDKMDTAIRDLGPKELSCTDLQELKQLARQGYWAQSHSLRGKVYQRLIRDIPCRTVTPDASVYSDIVGKIVGKHSNSSLPLPEFVDNTQVPSYCLNTRGEDAVRKILLCIANQFPDISFCPALPAVVALLLHYSIDEAECFEKACRILACNDPSKKLIDQSFLAFESSCMTFGDLVNKYCQAAHKLMVAVSEDVLQVYSDWQRWLFGELPLNYFARVFDVFLVEGYKVLYRVALAILKFFHKVRAGQPLESDNVKQDIRTFVKDIANTVSPEKLLEKAFAIRLFSRKEIQLLHMANEKALKQKGITVKQKRQFVHLAVHAENFYSDIVSVKEMRDIWSWIPERFALCQPLLLFSSLQHGYSLTRFYLQCEGHEPTLLLIKTTQKEVCGAYLSTDWRERNKFGGKLGFFGTGECFVFRLQPEVQRYEWVVIKHPELTKPMSVGTTATPSMRCPSMSLPSSSSSSFDPADRLSPFLATRHFNLPSKTESMFMAGGNDCLIIGGGSGQALYIDGDLNRGRTGHCDTFNNQPLCSENFLIAAVEAWGFQDPDIQ
- the TBC1D24 gene encoding TBC1 domain family member 24 isoform X1, which produces MYSEGYNCFVDRDKMDTAIRDLGPKELSCTDLQELKQLARQGYWAQSHSLRGKVYQRLIRDIPCRTVTPDASVYSDIVGKIVGKHSNSSLPLPEFVDNTQVPSYCLNTRGEDAVRKILLCIANQFPDISFCPALPAVVALLLHYSIDEAECFEKACRILACNDPSKKLIDQSFLAFESSCMTFGDLVNKYCQAAHKLMVAVSEDVLQVYSDWQRWLFGELPLNYFARVFDVFLVEGYKVLYRVALAILKFFHKVRAGQPLESDNVKQDIRTFVKDIANTVSPEKLLEKAFAIRLFSRKEIQLLHMANEKALKQKGITVKQKSVSLSKRQFVHLAVHAENFYSDIVSVKEMRDIWSWIPERFALCQPLLLFSSLQHGYSLTRFYLQCEGHEPTLLLIKTTQKEVCGAYLSTDWRERNKFGGKLGFFGTGECFVFRLQPEVQRYEWVVIKHPELTKPMSVGTTATPSMRCPSMSLPSSSSSSFDPADRLSPFLATRHFNLPSKTESMFMAGGNDCLIIGGGSGQALYIDGDLNRGRTGHCDTFNNQPLCSENFLIAAVEAWGFQDPDIQ